In Paenibacillus sonchi, the genomic stretch ACCTTCGGGGCTAATAATGCCGGCAGAACGGGGATTGCAGGGGGTGGAGTGATTTCGGATCCTGTAAAGGTATCGGGACCAAGCGGCGAAGTAAAGAATGTAAAGCAGATCGCTTCCTATGGATTTCAGACTTATGCTCTCAAGGACAATAATGATGTAATCGCGTGGAGTGATGCTTCCTCATTCTCAACACTTAGTAAAAAGTATCTATCGCTGTTCCAGGCTCCAGATCGCTCTGGTAAATATATTGTTTATGGAATCACCGAATCCGGTGATTTTGTAAAGTTACCGGATGGCACAGCCGTCACCGGATTTCCAAAAATATACCCCGTTGACTATGTGGCTCCCGTTGTTCTGGATACACCTACGAGTGTGCTGTCAACGGATAAATTCAATCGGTCTGTGATTACAGTTGATTACGGCAGTTCCCCAGCAATCACCAACCGTGAATACTCCATAGATGGAGGAGCTACTTGGTTACCGTATACGGCTCCTGTAACGTTGACCTCCGCCGGTATGATATCTTTTAAGGCTCGTTCCTGCGCGGAAGGTGGAATTTATAGCAAGCTGCTTGAAATTGAGGTGAATAATGATCCAATCATTATAAAATCTGGTTTTCCGCAGATCACAGATAACGGTAACGGAAGTTTTAGTGTTGACTCTGGAACCACCCATCCTGATGCTAAGACCCAGATCAAAGTCGACAATGGAACTTGGGTTGATTACATTGGAGCGGTGACATTGCCATCTGGCAGCCATACCGTGGATGTACGGATAATCAATAAAGCAGGTGAAGAACTGGCGACCAACCAAAAGACAGTGAACGGGGCTACGCCATTTCCAACGGCCACGCCAACACCAACAGTGGCTCCAACTCCAACTGTAGTGCCAAGCAGCACTCCTACAGCAGTACCCACATCGACAGTAGCACCAGCTACACCCACGCCGACAACTGCACCTACGGCGGGTCCAACAGCTACAACCGTTCCAACAACGGTACCGGCAACACCAGTGCCGACAGTAGATCCAAGTTGGGGCAGCCCGATTGGTTCTGAAGATGTAACCTTTACTGTACTGGGCGGTGGTTTCAGTTCGCAGTTCAGCGGGCTATTATTGGACAATGTGACCATTAGCACGACCAACCCATATCAGCAGATTAATTCTGTAACCAACTCAGTCATTGAGGACAGCAGAGGGAGTGGTGCGGGATGGAATTATACGCTGAAGATCACGGATTTTGTGAGTGATCCAGTGGTGGACAATAGTAATAACACGAACAATTTAGTGGTCAAAATGCCATCGAATGCCTTGAGTGTAGATGTCGCCAATTCCACTACCCTTGCGGGACAATCTGGAATGGTGAGCCAAACCGGAAATCATGTTTTTAGTGATCAGCCCGTTGTATTGGCACAGGCCAATGAGTACCAAGGTATGGGGCAGTATCAGATTGGACAAAGCTTCACACTTCGAGTGCCAGATAAGGTAGAGATTGTTTCTGCTGGAGAAGGCAGTTCGTATCACCCTGGAACCAAAACTGGCTTGCGAGTCGGGACGTATCGTTCACAGTTTACGTTCACTTTGGCTTCTGGAATATAGCTTTAACAGCAGAGCGAAGCGATCAGCAGTCGCTTCGCTCTCTGCTGCATTCCAAATTATTGTGAAGATAAGAGATTTGCTTTCAATTCGGCTAATTGAAAGTAATTGTTGCCCGCATCATCTACGCCTAGTCTTGTCGCGTACAGTCGAATAAAACGAGCCAATATCGGCTGACTGAATGTAAACGTCCTTGCGGAACCCGTATTGCTGATATTAGTGTAGCTTTGCCCCGGTATATCCTGCCATCGAATACCGTCATTACTATATTGCAGCTTGAAATCTAGTGGGAAACTTAACGTTCCTCTTGGCGTTACTGTGATGCTTTTGACCGACTGACTGTTTACCAGATCAAGTGCAGCCCATTCCGTAGCGATGCTGCTGGCATGGTAAGGGCTGGACCAGATGCTGTTTGTGTTATTATCCATCAGATGGGTTGCCGTCCAACCTTTTAAAGTAGCAGAGGCGGCTGCGTTGACCAGATTGGTTTTGAGTTCAGATAATTGAAAATAGTAATTCCCCCATCGTCTTTACCGAGCTTCGTTACGTAAAGCCGGATATACTTGGCGATTATTGAGCTATCAAACGTAAACGTCTGCACATTACCGTTATTGAGATAATTGACGTAGGATTGCCCTTCAATATCAGTCCAGTGTACGGCATCATTGCTGGCCTGGAATTTGAAATCTACTGGAAAAGCATACTTAGCTCTCGGTGTGATAGTCACACTCCCTACTGTCTCCGCTCGGCCCAAATGAAATGCAACCCACTCACTTTCTGTTGCGATTCCATGTAAATTACTGGACCAGGTGGAAGTGGTATTATTATCGGTTAACCGGGCCACTGACCATCCGGGCAGACTGGATGAGGCAGCGACCTTCGAATGATGCAGTGTAAATTCCCAAGCTGAAAATAATATCTTCCCCCATCATCTTTGCCGAGTTTCGTTGCATAAATCCGAACATACCTTCCAATTACGGAGCTGTCAAAAGAGAAGGTTTGCACATTCCCGTTATTCGCATAGTTGGTATAAATTTGTCCCGGAATATCCGTCCAGTTAACGGCATCTAGGCTATATTGGAGCTTGAAATCTTTTGGAAAGCTTAAGGTGCTGCGTGGTGTCAGACTGATTCCGCTTATAAATGTTGTGTCTCCGGCATCTGCAGCGATCCATTCAATACTTGCCTCATTGTCACTTGCGTTACTAGACCAGATTGAGGAGTTATTTCCGTCAATTAACCGTGAAACAGGCCAGCCCTGAAGGCTAGAGGAAGCTGTGATTTTAATCAGATGAACATCAAACTCTCCCAATTGGAAGTAATAGTTCCCCGCATCATCCTTACCTAATTTTGTAGCGAGAACTCGAACATACCGGGCCGCAATAGAATTGTTAAAAGTAAAGTTTTGAATATTTCCGTTGTTGGAATAGCTAGTGTAAGTTTGACCGGGGATATCCGTCCAATTGACCGCATCGGTACTGGATTGCAGACGGAAATCTTTGGGGAAGCTCAAAGTGCTACGTGGAGTCAGGCTGATTCCTCCGATAAAATGAACATCGCCTAAGTCTACAGCTACCCACTCTGGTCCTTGATCAACCGGATGTCCATGACTCGACCAGATGCTTCCTGAATTTCCATCCCCCAGTTTATAGACGTCCCAGCTAGTCAACGCCGAAGAAGTGAACAGAGCAGGCTTAGCGGATTGAACAGTGCGTAGCATGTTGCCATTGGCATCATAAACACAATAGACGGTATTGTAAGGAGTGAGTGTGTAGCTCAGCTTTGCACCACCTACGTCATACTGGTAATAGGTTTTTAAGTTGTTTAGAGATTCGACTGTTGTGGACTCGGCGGTAGCTAGTGCTGGTTCATTGAAATAAGCGAGCAATATAAGCAGTAATATTAACGTGCCATATCGAAATTTCATCAGGAGCCTCCTCATAAGGATATTAGGTATGTAATATTCTGAATTCTAGTTTGTAGTTCCTTAAATGGTCAAGAAAAATAATCAATGTAGACATTTAATGATAAATTTCGACAAATTACCTCTATATCCAAATATTTAATTTTGTCGTATGATGCAAAATAGAGAGAACGAATTACTTAAAGTGTTGAGAGGAGCCATGAAAATATAAGGAATCGGAGTAATGCGTAAATGGTTCGGGGCTGATCGTTGCTGTGTTGTCTTTAATCGCGGTAGGGGAACGTCCTCCATACATGCAGCAGATGTGCAGACAACAGACTATATTGTAGTCAATTACTCGGGAACATCTTTCACACAGTTAGCTCACGTGTATGACAAAGGAAGATTGGGAAACGGGGAATTGGCCAGAATGATCATTGATTCAATATACATATGACAGTAATGGAAATCTTCTCAAGAGAAACAAAAGCGCTTCAATTGGGCAGTATGTGATCAGCAGTTCAACCGTGTCTTACGACCTTTGTGTACTTGGTGTTACTAGAACGCCCAGAAAGTAGAGTTTCTAACATGGACCGAAACAGATGGTTAGGATGATATTGAATGGATGTAGGTGAGAAACTGGCGTCCGTTGTATGGGAAGGGAATATGTGGCTTCCTAAACGCAGAGGAAGTATTAATACTTATAACCCACCATATCTATGTGGATGGAAGAATGATTCTCGGGCTTACAGTAAAGGTGGTGGATGCTTCGCAATTTATTACGCCTTTACTGGTGTTATTGGCTGATGGAACTGTTTTTATTTATGGGGTAGATTCCAAAGTCCAAAAAGTCCAATTCCCGACGTGGACGTCCTATAAAGATCAGGATGATATTGAGTGGATTGACGGGGTGAAGATAGGGAACGGGGTATGGAAAGCAACGGTAGTCTACTCCAAACATCACTCAGAACTTGGGAGATACATCACCCATATCTATGCAGATGGAAAATATGCGGGAGCATGGGAATTTTCCGTAGTAGACGCACTGAAGTTTACGTATCCATCCGTCG encodes the following:
- a CDS encoding RCC1 domain-containing protein, encoding MAIPTFVLDPTGADLTGVKKIYSLSPESIIFIKDNAVYMVGSGMGKYTLTTPTSKTADITSYFPAFTSSANFQMAFLNGFNYSRVDMQPGNTTLVDASSRIFTINGVNYSLTDWNAYKAPGSTSTELDSAPTLYNIPTGVDITNVHRYITPAKNPFSGARYLPVGYTTIQNGDLKYWGTPFSDWAYGGNTIQAIKTIATGVQSVVGDGSGAFWFLKDGNVYTFGANNAGRTGIAGGGVISDPVKVSGPSGEVKNVKQIASYGFQTYALKDNNDVIAWSDASSFSTLSKKYLSLFQAPDRSGKYIVYGITESGDFVKLPDGTAVTGFPKIYPVDYVAPVVLDTPTSVLSTDKFNRSVITVDYGSSPAITNREYSIDGGATWLPYTAPVTLTSAGMISFKARSCAEGGIYSKLLEIEVNNDPIIIKSGFPQITDNGNGSFSVDSGTTHPDAKTQIKVDNGTWVDYIGAVTLPSGSHTVDVRIINKAGEELATNQKTVNGATPFPTATPTPTVAPTPTVVPSSTPTAVPTSTVAPATPTPTTAPTAGPTATTVPTTVPATPVPTVDPSWGSPIGSEDVTFTVLGGGFSSQFSGLLLDNVTISTTNPYQQINSVTNSVIEDSRGSGAGWNYTLKITDFVSDPVVDNSNNTNNLVVKMPSNALSVDVANSTTLAGQSGMVSQTGNHVFSDQPVVLAQANEYQGMGQYQIGQSFTLRVPDKVEIVSAGEGSSYHPGTKTGLRVGTYRSQFTFTLASGI
- a CDS encoding discoidin domain-containing protein, with product MVNAAASATLKGWTATHLMDNNTNSIWSSPYHASSIATEWAALDLVNSQSVKSITVTPRGTLSFPLDFKLQYSNDGIRWQDIPGQSYTNISNTGSARTFTFSQPILARFIRLYATRLGVDDAGNNYFQLAELKANLLSSQ
- a CDS encoding discoidin domain-containing protein, producing the protein MARLTDNNTTSTWSSNLHGIATESEWVAFHLGRAETVGSVTITPRAKYAFPVDFKFQASNDAVHWTDIEGQSYVNYLNNGNVQTFTFDSSIIAKYIRLYVTKLGKDDGGITIFNYLNSKPIWSTQPPLLL
- a CDS encoding discoidin domain-containing protein, which encodes MKFRYGTLILLLILLAYFNEPALATAESTTVESLNNLKTYYQYDVGGAKLSYTLTPYNTVYCVYDANGNMLRTVQSAKPALFTSSALTSWDVYKLGDGNSGSIWSSHGHPVDQGPEWVAVDLGDVHFIGGISLTPRSTLSFPKDFRLQSSTDAVNWTDIPGQTYTSYSNNGNIQNFTFNNSIAARYVRVLATKLGKDDAGNYYFQLGEFDVHLIKITASSSLQGWPVSRLIDGNNSSIWSSNASDNEASIEWIAADAGDTTFISGISLTPRSTLSFPKDFKLQYSLDAVNWTDIPGQIYTNYANNGNVQTFSFDSSVIGRYVRIYATKLGKDDGGRYYFQLGNLHCIIRRSLPHPVCPDGQWPG
- a CDS encoding GBS Bsp-like repeat-containing protein, with the protein product MDGRMILGLTVKVVDASQFITPLLVLLADGTVFIYGVDSKVQKVQFPTWTSYKDQDDIEWIDGVKIGNGVWKATVVYSKHHSELGRYITHIYADGKYAGAWEFSVVDALKFTYPSVAYLSSGFYEVMVEGVPSNVTTVRFPTWTERNGHDDLENPWVEGERIASTSWRIRIPYHKHNKETGAYTTHIYSYDAYGNSRIIGMLAVEVRN